In Streptomyces sp. NBC_00414, a single window of DNA contains:
- a CDS encoding response regulator transcription factor: MSVLLEQPASLVAYRPNKPTAMVVVADPRVRSTVTRHLWALGVRDVIEASSVAEARPRIGNPRDICVADVHLPDGSGLTLLSETRAAGWPNGLALSAADDIGAVRNALAGGVKGYVVTGTRTNVGLPTRPGVAPIGSAAARMHRRPPGSPSHPGGYRELSGREVEVLRLVAEGQSNKAIGVSMGLSALTVKSHLARIARKLGTGDRAGMVAVALRTGIIH, translated from the coding sequence GTGTCCGTTCTCCTTGAGCAGCCCGCAAGCCTGGTCGCCTACCGCCCGAACAAGCCGACCGCGATGGTGGTCGTGGCCGACCCCCGCGTGCGCTCCACCGTCACCCGCCACCTGTGGGCGCTCGGTGTTCGCGACGTGATCGAGGCTTCGTCCGTCGCGGAGGCTCGTCCCCGCATCGGCAACCCCCGCGACATCTGTGTCGCGGACGTCCATCTCCCCGACGGCTCCGGCCTCACCCTCCTGTCCGAAACCCGCGCCGCGGGCTGGCCGAACGGCCTGGCCCTGTCCGCCGCCGACGACATCGGCGCCGTACGCAACGCCCTGGCGGGCGGCGTCAAGGGCTACGTCGTCACCGGCACCCGTACGAACGTCGGGCTTCCCACCCGGCCGGGTGTCGCCCCCATCGGCTCGGCAGCCGCCCGTATGCACCGCCGTCCCCCGGGTTCCCCGAGCCACCCGGGCGGCTACCGCGAACTGTCCGGCCGTGAGGTCGAGGTGCTCCGGCTGGTGGCGGAGGGCCAGTCGAACAAGGCCATCGGCGTCTCGATGGGCCTGTCCGCGCTGACCGTCAAGAGCCACCTCGCCCGCATCGCCCGCAAGCTCGGCACGGGTGACCGCGCCGGCATGGTGGCGGTGGCCCTGCGCACCGGAATCATCCACTGA
- a CDS encoding ribonuclease D → MTDAQETAADSSLRTTGGAPPDDVEPAPIPLLEPRDGIPPVITDENALAEMIAAFAAGTGPVAVDAERASGYRYGQRAYLVQLRREGAGTALIDPVACPDLSGLGEALSGVEWVLHAATQDLPCLREIGMVPSRLFDTELAGRLAGFPRVGLGAMVEGVLGFVLEKGHSAVDWSTRPLPEPWLRYAALDVELLVDLRDALEKELDRQGKLEWAREEFDAIASAPPPEPRKDPWRRTSGMHKVRRRRQMAVVRELWETRDRAAQRRDISPGKVLGDGAIVEAALAVPANVHALAALNGFGHRMGRRQLEQWQAAVDRAKELPDAELPQPGQPLNGPPPPRAWAEKDPAAAARLSAARAAVSALAESLNMPQENLITPDTVRRVCWEPPAAPDAASVASALAGYGARAWQVAQVTPVLVAALAVQAKPKE, encoded by the coding sequence GTGACCGACGCCCAAGAGACCGCAGCAGACAGTTCACTGCGAACCACCGGAGGCGCTCCTCCGGACGACGTCGAACCGGCGCCGATCCCCCTGCTGGAGCCCCGCGACGGAATTCCGCCGGTGATCACCGACGAGAACGCGCTCGCCGAGATGATCGCGGCGTTCGCCGCCGGCACCGGCCCGGTCGCCGTCGACGCCGAGCGGGCGTCCGGCTATCGCTACGGCCAGCGCGCGTATCTGGTGCAACTGCGCCGCGAGGGCGCGGGCACCGCGCTCATCGACCCCGTCGCCTGCCCCGACCTGTCGGGCCTCGGCGAGGCGCTCTCCGGAGTGGAGTGGGTGCTCCACGCCGCCACCCAGGACCTGCCGTGTCTGCGCGAGATAGGTATGGTCCCCAGCCGGCTGTTCGACACCGAGCTGGCCGGCCGGCTCGCCGGGTTCCCACGGGTCGGCCTCGGCGCGATGGTCGAGGGCGTCCTGGGCTTCGTACTGGAGAAGGGCCACTCGGCGGTCGACTGGTCGACCCGTCCACTGCCCGAGCCGTGGCTGCGCTACGCCGCGCTCGACGTGGAGCTGCTCGTCGACCTGCGGGACGCGCTGGAGAAGGAGCTCGACCGGCAGGGCAAGCTGGAGTGGGCCCGCGAGGAGTTCGACGCGATCGCCTCGGCGCCCCCGCCGGAGCCCCGCAAGGACCCGTGGCGGCGCACCTCGGGCATGCACAAGGTGCGCCGCCGCCGGCAGATGGCTGTCGTACGGGAGCTGTGGGAGACCCGGGACCGGGCCGCGCAGCGCCGGGACATCTCGCCCGGCAAGGTCCTCGGTGACGGGGCGATCGTCGAGGCCGCGCTGGCCGTACCGGCCAATGTGCACGCGCTCGCCGCGCTGAACGGCTTCGGGCACCGGATGGGCCGGCGTCAGCTGGAGCAGTGGCAGGCGGCCGTGGACCGGGCGAAGGAGCTGCCGGACGCCGAGCTGCCGCAGCCAGGTCAGCCGCTGAACGGGCCGCCGCCGCCGCGTGCGTGGGCCGAGAAGGATCCGGCGGCCGCGGCGCGGCTGTCCGCGGCGCGGGCCGCTGTCTCCGCGCTGGCGGAAAGCCTCAACATGCCTCAGGAGAACCTGATCACTCCGGATACGGTCCGGCGGGTCTGCTGGGAGCCGCCGGCCGCTCCGGACGCGGCGTCCGTGGCCAGTGCCCTCGCGGGGTACGGGGCTCGGGCCTGGCAGGTTGCGCAGGTCACGCCTGTGCTTGTTGCCGCGCTGGCTGTGCAGGCCAAGCCGAAGGAGTAG
- a CDS encoding carbohydrate ABC transporter permease, protein MSRTPRSRRPRTSRRGIARTLTHLSLVVASVVVLLPLLVVLLTSLKSEKEMANDSGALQLPDDLLNFDNYVTAFQDGRMLSAFGNTAFILLFSVTGTVIIGSMAAYAIDRYTFRFRKLVVALFLVATLVPGVTTQVATFQIVDSFGMFDSRWAPIVLYMGTDIVSIYIFLQFVRSIPVSLDESARLDGANAFTIYRKIILPLLKPAIATVVIVKGITVYNDFYIPFLYMPSEDLGVISTSLFRFKGPFGAHWENISAGAVLVILPTLLVFLFLQRYIYNGFTRGATK, encoded by the coding sequence ATGAGCCGCACGCCCCGCAGCCGCAGGCCCCGGACCTCACGCCGGGGGATCGCCCGGACCCTCACCCACCTGTCGCTGGTCGTCGCGAGCGTGGTCGTCCTGCTGCCCCTCCTCGTCGTCCTCCTCACCTCCCTCAAGTCCGAGAAGGAGATGGCGAACGACAGCGGGGCGCTGCAACTCCCCGACGACCTGCTGAACTTCGACAACTACGTGACGGCGTTCCAGGACGGCCGGATGCTCTCGGCGTTCGGGAACACCGCGTTCATCCTGCTCTTCTCCGTCACCGGCACGGTGATCATCGGGTCGATGGCGGCGTACGCGATCGACCGCTACACGTTCCGCTTCAGGAAGCTGGTCGTCGCGCTGTTCCTGGTCGCCACGCTCGTCCCCGGCGTGACCACGCAGGTGGCGACCTTCCAGATCGTCGACAGCTTCGGCATGTTCGACAGCCGCTGGGCGCCGATCGTGCTCTACATGGGCACGGACATCGTCTCGATCTACATCTTCCTGCAGTTCGTCAGGTCGATCCCCGTCTCGCTCGACGAGTCCGCCCGGCTCGACGGCGCGAACGCCTTCACGATCTACCGGAAGATCATCCTGCCGCTGCTGAAGCCCGCGATCGCGACGGTGGTCATCGTCAAGGGGATCACCGTCTACAACGACTTCTACATCCCGTTCCTCTACATGCCGTCCGAGGATCTTGGCGTGATCTCAACGTCCCTGTTCCGCTTCAAGGGCCCCTTCGGAGCCCACTGGGAGAACATCTCGGCGGGTGCGGTCCTGGTCATCCTCCCCACCCTCCTCGTCTTCCTGTTCCTCCAGCGCTACATCTACAACGGCTTCACGAGGGGCGCGACGAAGTAG
- a CDS encoding carbohydrate ABC transporter permease: MADTTGTDTNEKDTTGTGPTGTGRPAERAARRAEAAPAARTALARGRDRAPRGLRLRRGLTPWLFLAAPLVLLITFTYAPVANMVAYSFTDWDGVSPELSYTGAENYVELFTRPELFEVFFVSGYYLAASVVQIVVALYFATVLSFDVRFRNFFKGVLFFPYLINGVAIGFVFLYFFQDGGTLDSVLGLLGVHSDRAWLGTPVSANVSLAGVSVWRYLGLNFVLFLGAIQSVPGELYEAAELDGANRWHQFRYIIAPGIRPVLSLTVILSISGSLSAFEVPFIMTGGATGTETFVIQTVKLAFQFNKTGLASAAAVVLLLIILAVTWVQRRLVPDDKVDLV, from the coding sequence ATGGCGGACACGACCGGGACGGACACGAACGAGAAGGACACGACCGGGACGGGCCCGACCGGGACGGGCCGCCCGGCCGAGAGGGCGGCGCGGCGCGCGGAGGCCGCGCCCGCCGCCCGCACGGCACTCGCCCGGGGCCGGGACCGGGCCCCGCGGGGACTGCGGCTGCGGCGGGGCCTCACCCCGTGGCTGTTCCTCGCCGCCCCGCTGGTCCTGCTGATCACGTTCACGTACGCGCCGGTCGCCAACATGGTCGCGTACAGCTTCACCGACTGGGACGGCGTCAGCCCCGAGCTCAGCTACACGGGCGCCGAGAACTACGTCGAACTCTTCACCCGCCCCGAGCTGTTCGAGGTCTTCTTCGTCAGCGGCTACTACCTGGCCGCCTCCGTCGTACAGATCGTCGTCGCGCTCTACTTCGCGACGGTCCTCAGCTTCGACGTGCGCTTCCGGAACTTCTTCAAGGGCGTGCTCTTCTTCCCGTACCTGATCAACGGGGTGGCGATCGGTTTCGTCTTCCTGTACTTCTTCCAGGACGGCGGCACCCTCGACTCGGTGCTGGGCCTGCTCGGCGTCCACTCCGACCGCGCCTGGCTGGGCACCCCGGTCTCCGCGAACGTCTCCCTGGCCGGGGTCTCCGTCTGGCGCTACCTGGGCCTCAACTTCGTCCTGTTCCTCGGCGCGATCCAGTCCGTCCCGGGGGAGCTGTACGAGGCGGCCGAGCTGGACGGGGCCAACCGCTGGCACCAGTTCCGCTACATCATCGCGCCCGGCATCAGGCCCGTGCTGAGCCTGACAGTCATCCTCTCCATCTCCGGCTCGCTGTCCGCCTTCGAGGTGCCGTTCATCATGACCGGCGGCGCGACCGGCACGGAGACCTTCGTGATCCAGACGGTGAAGCTGGCCTTCCAGTTCAACAAGACGGGGCTCGCCTCTGCGGCCGCGGTCGTGCTGCTGCTGATCATCCTGGCGGTGACCTGGGTGCAGCGCCGCCTCGTCCCGGACGACAAGGTGGACCTCGTATGA
- a CDS encoding ABC transporter substrate-binding protein, with product MNHRTKIAGSLLAAALLAAGCTGSGGTSKGADAKAPDDPDKVSGTITVLTHRTDLVQDGTMKKYAAEFNRTYPKVRVEFDALTDYEGEVKIRMNTENYGDVLMIPAVIKKNDYPRFFASLGAETERAKKYLFTDFTTVDGKVYGQSPMGALPGFLYNKRVWKEAGISDWPTTPAEFVAGLKAVRSKTDAIPYYTNFKDMWPLTHWTYMDGAVSCDQRATSRLAEGDPWAKGEDLRVADTLLYDIVRGGLIEKDPTTTNWEGSKPKLAKGDIATMWLGSWAITQFRAAAKQAGANPDDIGFMPFPAQRDGKFCATMSPDYNQAVNINSDHKAAARAWIDWFTDKSGYAADNLTLSPVKGAPLPEVLQPYKDEGVRFIELDDTKGAVVKEIDNESEVGLYKPDYRQDLVDLARGARKGSLDDFLGDLGKRWEEARKSTGS from the coding sequence ATGAACCACCGCACGAAGATCGCCGGAAGCCTCCTCGCCGCCGCACTGCTGGCCGCGGGCTGTACCGGAAGCGGAGGCACGTCGAAGGGCGCGGACGCGAAGGCCCCCGACGACCCGGACAAGGTGTCCGGCACGATCACGGTCCTCACCCACCGGACCGACCTCGTCCAGGACGGCACGATGAAGAAGTACGCGGCCGAGTTCAACAGGACCTACCCGAAGGTCAGGGTCGAGTTCGACGCCCTCACGGACTACGAGGGCGAAGTCAAGATCCGGATGAACACCGAGAACTACGGCGATGTGCTGATGATCCCCGCCGTGATCAAGAAGAACGACTATCCCAGGTTCTTCGCCTCGCTCGGCGCCGAGACCGAACGCGCGAAGAAGTACCTGTTCACCGACTTCACCACGGTCGACGGCAAGGTCTACGGGCAGAGCCCGATGGGCGCGCTCCCCGGCTTCCTCTACAACAAGCGGGTCTGGAAGGAGGCCGGGATCAGCGACTGGCCCACCACACCCGCCGAGTTCGTCGCCGGTCTCAAGGCCGTCAGGTCCAAGACCGACGCGATCCCGTACTACACGAACTTCAAGGACATGTGGCCGCTGACGCACTGGACGTACATGGACGGCGCGGTCAGCTGCGATCAGCGGGCGACGTCCCGCCTCGCCGAGGGCGACCCGTGGGCGAAGGGCGAGGACCTGCGCGTCGCCGACACCCTGCTGTACGACATCGTGCGCGGCGGGCTGATCGAGAAGGACCCGACGACCACCAACTGGGAGGGTTCCAAGCCCAAGTTGGCCAAGGGCGACATCGCGACGATGTGGCTCGGCTCCTGGGCGATCACCCAGTTCCGGGCGGCGGCGAAGCAGGCCGGCGCGAACCCGGACGACATCGGCTTCATGCCCTTCCCGGCCCAGCGGGACGGGAAGTTCTGCGCGACCATGTCGCCCGACTACAACCAGGCCGTCAACATCAACTCCGACCACAAGGCGGCGGCCCGCGCCTGGATCGACTGGTTCACCGACAAGTCCGGGTACGCGGCCGACAACCTGACCCTCTCCCCGGTCAAGGGAGCCCCGCTGCCCGAGGTGCTGCAGCCGTACAAGGACGAGGGCGTGCGGTTCATCGAGCTGGACGACACGAAGGGCGCGGTGGTCAAGGAGATCGACAACGAGTCGGAGGTCGGCCTCTACAAGCCCGACTACCGCCAGGACCTCGTCGACCTCGCCCGCGGCGCGCGGAAGGGCAGCCTCGACGACTTCCTCGGCGACCTCGGCAAGCGCTGGGAAGAGGCCCGGAAGTCCACGGGGTCCTGA